The following coding sequences lie in one Flagellimonas eckloniae genomic window:
- a CDS encoding pentapeptide repeat-containing protein: MSNSFIADKTFDNQDYSETRLKKADYENCIFKNCKFSNGFLDNQNFMECQFLECDLTNANVKHTIFKECLFTSSKLMGLRFEDCNDFLLAVEFENSDLSFASFFQLSIKNTPFKDCKLIETDFTEADLTLSTFTNCNIDRAIFNQTILEKADFRTSFNFDIDPQQNKLKKARFSKENLIGLLKKHDIVVT; the protein is encoded by the coding sequence ACTTTTGATAACCAAGATTACAGTGAGACACGATTGAAGAAAGCTGATTATGAGAATTGCATCTTCAAGAATTGTAAATTTTCAAATGGTTTTTTGGACAATCAAAACTTTATGGAATGTCAGTTTTTAGAGTGTGATCTGACAAATGCGAACGTAAAACATACCATTTTTAAAGAATGCCTGTTCACCAGCTCTAAATTGATGGGACTTCGTTTTGAAGATTGCAATGATTTTTTATTGGCCGTTGAATTTGAAAACAGTGATTTGAGTTTTGCCTCTTTTTTTCAACTCTCAATCAAAAACACCCCATTTAAAGATTGCAAATTAATTGAAACAGACTTTACGGAAGCAGACCTAACACTGTCCACATTTACCAATTGTAATATTGATAGGGCTATTTTCAATCAGACCATTCTTGAAAAAGCGGATTTTAGAACTTCTTTCAATTTTGATATTGACCCGCAGCAAAACAAGCTCAAAAAGGCCAGGTTCAGTAAGGAAAACCTCATTGGTTTACTAAAAAAACACGATATTGTAGTTACCTAA
- a CDS encoding CBS domain-containing protein, whose protein sequence is MAIKSFQGVRLKGASKKEYDAPILVEDYMTKKLVTFTPEQSILEVMESFAKNHISGGPVMDKNGFLVGIISEADCMKQISESRYFNQPILDKSVEKYMTKNVQTIPHDMSIFDAAGVFDKHNRRRLPVMKSDILVGQISRKDIVVAALKLSAQNWK, encoded by the coding sequence ATGGCAATCAAAAGTTTTCAAGGCGTACGATTAAAGGGTGCTTCAAAAAAAGAATATGATGCCCCTATATTGGTGGAGGATTATATGACTAAAAAATTGGTCACGTTTACTCCAGAGCAATCTATTTTGGAAGTGATGGAATCTTTTGCCAAAAATCATATTTCGGGAGGGCCCGTTATGGATAAAAATGGGTTCCTGGTGGGAATTATTTCTGAGGCGGATTGTATGAAGCAAATTTCGGAAAGCAGATATTTTAACCAACCAATTTTAGATAAAAGTGTTGAAAAGTACATGACAAAAAATGTACAGACCATACCTCACGATATGAGCATTTTTGATGCTGCAGGGGTTTTTGACAAGCATAATAGAAGGAGACTTCCCGTAATGAAAAGTGATATTTTGGTTGGGCAAATTAGTCGTAAAGATATTGTTGTCGCCGCATTAAAGCTTAGTGCACAAAACTGGAAATAA